The Nocardioides campestrisoli genome includes a window with the following:
- the asnB gene encoding asparagine synthase (glutamine-hydrolyzing), translated as MCGIGVIASLASATADHDTAALVDEMLLQLHHRGPDETSTRIEPQVGFAFARLSLVGIANGSQPLATGEDDLVLVANGEVYNHRSLESRLGITSELRTLSDCEVLLHQYRRHGLDFLDDVRGMFAVILWDRRNQKLVLARDRFGIKPLYFHRSAERIVAASEIKALMVDPGTPREVDWTTALGHPQLIGAPQFDQDETCTWFKGIESVPAGTILEIDLRDGSTRSHRYWSLPEPNEDWSEQRFVDEYRDALVASVRECATADAELGLFLSGGIDSTAVLALADSQDIHTFSAVTAGTLLNGDVEEAAWVAGKYGNPHHQVEFPHDLTPSTEQWRRVLWLSETPLCGPEVYYRYELHRFARQARPELRGMLLGSASDEFNGGYSVNTAGEGGWERFRRNLEYLADRTDLPRAAASSWRTDYSLPLVRPHLVREAAGSTADAYARYLRSEHLKVQQYNVWHDDRTAAGSSTEARVPFLDHRLVEISTSVPDRLRPALLWDKAILRRAMEGLVPERSRVRGKVPFFYGAGVGHTHRMMMRMLRAEDGLLVERALAAPGSADHLEGDNVRALLSVDGRDAELAEKAEIVLRLVNLGLLSELAREVPKVSRMPAGPVRQRVAEDVSGQDLAARLGVVEAADSLPPGRYRMTEGVTLLRDELNPTGFLMRGGELLYEFDATSPTFSALRGLASGDALDETLQGQPAEVADDVRDDVLELHRAGLLEATVEAVTDRQT; from the coding sequence ATGTGCGGCATCGGAGTGATCGCGTCGCTGGCGTCGGCCACCGCCGACCACGACACGGCAGCGCTGGTCGACGAGATGCTGCTGCAGTTGCACCACCGCGGGCCGGACGAGACCTCCACGCGCATTGAGCCGCAGGTCGGCTTCGCCTTCGCCCGCCTCTCGCTGGTGGGCATCGCCAACGGCAGCCAGCCCCTCGCCACCGGCGAGGACGACCTCGTCCTCGTGGCGAACGGCGAGGTGTACAACCACCGGTCTCTGGAGTCGCGACTCGGTATCACCAGCGAACTGCGGACCCTGTCCGACTGCGAGGTGCTGCTCCACCAGTACCGCCGGCATGGACTGGACTTCCTCGACGACGTCCGCGGCATGTTCGCCGTGATCCTCTGGGACCGGCGCAACCAAAAGTTGGTCCTGGCCCGTGACCGGTTCGGCATCAAGCCGCTCTACTTCCACCGCAGCGCCGAGCGCATCGTCGCGGCCTCGGAGATCAAGGCCCTGATGGTCGACCCGGGCACGCCCCGCGAGGTGGACTGGACCACCGCCCTGGGCCACCCCCAGCTGATCGGGGCGCCCCAGTTCGACCAGGACGAGACGTGCACATGGTTCAAGGGCATCGAGTCGGTCCCGGCGGGCACGATCTTGGAGATCGACCTGCGGGACGGGTCGACCCGGTCCCACCGGTACTGGTCGCTCCCGGAGCCGAACGAGGACTGGAGCGAGCAGCGTTTCGTCGACGAGTACCGCGACGCGCTAGTCGCGTCCGTCCGGGAGTGCGCCACCGCGGACGCCGAACTGGGGCTCTTCCTCTCCGGTGGCATCGACTCGACCGCGGTGCTCGCCCTCGCGGATTCCCAGGACATCCACACGTTCAGCGCCGTGACGGCCGGGACGCTCCTCAACGGTGACGTGGAGGAGGCGGCTTGGGTGGCCGGCAAGTACGGCAACCCGCACCACCAGGTGGAGTTCCCGCACGACCTCACCCCGTCGACCGAGCAGTGGCGACGGGTCCTGTGGCTCTCGGAGACGCCGCTGTGCGGACCCGAGGTGTATTACCGGTACGAGCTGCACCGCTTCGCCCGGCAGGCCCGTCCCGAGCTCCGGGGGATGCTTCTGGGCTCCGCCAGCGACGAGTTCAACGGTGGCTACTCGGTCAACACCGCGGGCGAGGGCGGTTGGGAGAGGTTCCGCCGGAATCTCGAGTATCTGGCCGACAGGACGGACCTGCCCCGCGCAGCCGCTTCGAGCTGGCGGACCGATTACTCCCTACCGTTGGTCCGGCCGCACCTCGTCCGGGAGGCGGCGGGGTCCACGGCAGATGCTTACGCGCGCTACCTGAGGTCCGAGCACCTCAAGGTCCAGCAGTACAACGTGTGGCATGACGACCGGACCGCCGCCGGGAGCAGCACCGAGGCACGGGTGCCCTTCCTAGACCACCGGCTCGTCGAGATCTCGACCAGCGTCCCGGACAGGTTGCGTCCCGCGCTCCTGTGGGACAAGGCGATCCTCCGGCGCGCGATGGAGGGACTGGTGCCCGAGCGGTCGCGGGTGCGGGGCAAGGTCCCCTTCTTCTATGGAGCGGGCGTCGGCCACACGCACCGCATGATGATGCGGATGCTGCGGGCCGAGGACGGTCTCCTCGTCGAGCGGGCACTCGCCGCCCCGGGGTCAGCCGACCACCTTGAGGGCGACAACGTCCGGGCCCTGCTGTCGGTCGACGGCCGGGATGCGGAGCTGGCCGAGAAGGCCGAGATCGTCCTGCGACTGGTCAACCTCGGACTCCTGAGCGAGCTGGCGCGGGAGGTGCCCAAGGTGAGCCGGATGCCCGCCGGCCCCGTGAGGCAACGCGTGGCGGAGGACGTGTCCGGCCAGGACCTCGCCGCCCGGCTCGGGGTCGTCGAAGCGGCAGACAGTCTGCCGCCCGGACGGTACCGCATGACGGAGGGGGTCACCCTGCTCCGTGACGAGTTGAATCCCACCGGATTTCTCATGCGGGGCGGCGAACTGCTCTACGAGTTCGACGCCACCTCGCCGACCTTCTCGGCGTTGCGCGGCCTGGCGAGTGGCGACGCCTTGGACGAGACCTTGCAGGGGCAGCCGGCCGAGGTCGCCGACGACGTCCGCGACGACGTGCTGGAGCTCCACCGGGCGGGCCTGCTCGAGGCGACCGTCGAGGCCGTGACCGACCGTCAGACCTAG
- a CDS encoding ArsR/SmtB family transcription factor: MLRLRLDPSSPPAVQVGGCATWETIASLAVLARFRVRGGGTYARWAHETQQRVSPDLVRELWLRVAAVSPPPPSDSSTPDFGEAFGGGDLPSLLDEYWCAAVEPYWTEMAETVRAEVRRRNETLVARGWVAMLSGIDAHLRWRPPLLASPHQEDIRHVARGRRLRLVPLVFGGAWSLFTALPVGAVAVSYALPAGQALQGLPGTQACVDTEVDPLAILLGRRRALILRCLDRPATTTTLSAALGIAPSTTSEHLRELLEAGVVRRTRRGNEVFYELDRSGFTLMAEFS; this comes from the coding sequence GTGCTTCGGCTCCGGCTTGATCCCTCGTCACCGCCAGCGGTGCAGGTCGGCGGATGCGCGACCTGGGAGACCATCGCGAGCCTTGCGGTGCTGGCGCGTTTCAGGGTCAGGGGCGGCGGCACGTACGCACGCTGGGCCCACGAGACGCAGCAGAGAGTCTCGCCGGACCTGGTGCGGGAGCTGTGGCTGAGAGTCGCCGCCGTCTCCCCGCCGCCGCCGTCCGACTCCTCGACCCCTGACTTCGGCGAGGCGTTCGGTGGCGGCGACCTGCCGTCGCTGCTCGACGAGTACTGGTGCGCCGCCGTCGAGCCCTACTGGACGGAGATGGCCGAGACCGTACGGGCGGAGGTGCGGCGCCGCAACGAGACACTCGTCGCACGCGGTTGGGTCGCGATGCTGAGCGGTATCGACGCTCACCTGCGCTGGCGGCCACCCCTGCTGGCCTCCCCGCACCAGGAGGACATCCGGCACGTCGCCAGGGGCCGGCGCCTGCGCCTCGTCCCCCTTGTGTTCGGCGGTGCCTGGTCGCTGTTCACGGCGCTCCCGGTGGGGGCGGTGGCGGTCTCCTACGCGCTGCCCGCTGGTCAGGCGCTGCAGGGCCTTCCGGGGACGCAGGCGTGCGTCGACACAGAGGTCGACCCGCTCGCCATCCTGCTGGGCAGGCGGCGAGCGCTGATCCTGCGCTGCTTGGACCGTCCGGCCACCACCACCACCCTGTCCGCCGCCCTCGGAATCGCGCCCAGCACGACCTCGGAGCACCTACGGGAACTGCTGGAGGCCGGCGTGGTTCGTCGAACCCGAAGGGGGAACGAGGTCTTCTACGAACTGGACCGCAGCGGGTTCACGCTCATGGCCGAGTTCAGCTGA
- a CDS encoding PqqD family protein — translation MTAVDPGARPRRRLGIWLRRRRGALQIGLGDVALELSDAALVLFEGADGTRTVVDLAALLVAEYGIPDDEALADATEFLTSMVADGLMVVGADGASAPA, via the coding sequence GTGACCGCGGTGGACCCGGGGGCGCGCCCACGCAGGCGCCTCGGCATCTGGCTCCGGCGCCGCCGGGGAGCGCTGCAAATCGGCCTCGGTGACGTCGCGCTGGAGCTCTCCGACGCCGCCCTTGTGCTCTTCGAGGGCGCGGACGGGACGCGCACTGTCGTTGACCTCGCCGCACTGCTGGTCGCCGAGTACGGGATCCCCGACGACGAGGCTCTGGCGGACGCCACGGAGTTCCTGACGTCGATGGTGGCTGACGGGCTCATGGTCGTCGGAGCCGACGGTGCTTCGGCTCCGGCTTGA
- a CDS encoding nucleotidyltransferase domain-containing protein, giving the protein MTDAEKWLSPLRERGLVPDDMVAASLVGSLARGWANPQSDVDIAVFVTREWESDACMALPLPLNPPRVMSEGFNSGDRRWEVVYWTLGQVDQMLAKVSWEQFERNVVAQGLLHPREEILISRLEHGVPLAGVDWLATAHERVRTSAFRSFMMTRSLAASDDAVEDALGQLEGGDFESAVLSARRALGHSVDALLESHGEYLSLIPKWRPQRFRAASPALLDFDRYWELESMRTYDQDAPASWVTEVLGVCQDIALRVDLQP; this is encoded by the coding sequence ATGACTGACGCGGAGAAATGGCTGTCACCGTTGCGCGAGCGGGGTCTCGTCCCGGACGACATGGTCGCGGCGTCGCTGGTCGGCTCGCTGGCTCGCGGATGGGCGAACCCGCAGAGCGACGTGGACATCGCGGTGTTCGTGACCCGGGAGTGGGAGTCCGACGCGTGCATGGCACTCCCCCTGCCGCTGAACCCGCCCCGGGTGATGTCCGAGGGATTCAACTCGGGCGATCGCAGGTGGGAGGTCGTCTACTGGACGCTCGGACAGGTCGACCAGATGCTGGCCAAGGTCTCCTGGGAGCAGTTCGAGCGCAACGTCGTCGCACAGGGCCTGCTTCACCCTCGCGAGGAGATCCTCATCTCCCGTCTGGAGCACGGCGTCCCGTTGGCAGGGGTGGACTGGTTGGCCACCGCCCACGAGCGGGTGCGGACCTCGGCGTTTCGGTCGTTCATGATGACGAGGTCCCTCGCGGCCTCCGACGACGCTGTGGAGGACGCCCTCGGCCAACTGGAGGGGGGCGACTTCGAGAGCGCCGTCCTGTCGGCAAGGCGGGCGCTCGGGCACTCGGTCGACGCGCTCCTGGAGTCGCACGGGGAGTACCTAAGCCTGATCCCGAAGTGGCGGCCCCAACGGTTCCGGGCGGCCTCGCCCGCACTCCTCGACTTCGACCGGTACTGGGAGCTGGAGTCGATGCGGACCTACGACCAGGACGCCCCCGCCAGCTGGGTGACGGAGGTGCTCGGCGTCTGCCAGGACATAGCCCTGCGAGTGGACCTGCAGCCGTGA
- a CDS encoding class I SAM-dependent methyltransferase, whose protein sequence is MGIADDIAIWDAEAAAFDEPADHGLRDPAVREAWRELLLGRLPEPPARVADLGCGTGTLSVLLAEDGYQVDGLDFSPRMVEAAGRKGAGVRGVRFMQGDAFAPTLPEGSYDVVLCRHVLWAMPDPAVALSRWLRLLSPSGRLVLVEGRWSNGAASRPSRWFGSWRTRVGPRR, encoded by the coding sequence ATGGGAATCGCTGATGACATCGCCATCTGGGACGCTGAAGCTGCTGCGTTTGACGAGCCGGCAGACCACGGCCTGAGGGACCCGGCCGTGCGAGAGGCATGGCGCGAGCTCCTGCTGGGCCGCCTGCCCGAACCCCCCGCTCGCGTCGCAGACCTGGGCTGCGGAACCGGCACACTCTCCGTCCTGCTTGCCGAGGACGGCTACCAGGTCGATGGTCTGGACTTCTCGCCGCGAATGGTGGAGGCGGCCGGGCGCAAGGGTGCCGGTGTGCGCGGAGTGCGGTTCATGCAGGGAGACGCGTTCGCCCCGACCCTCCCGGAGGGGAGCTACGACGTGGTCCTCTGTCGGCATGTCCTGTGGGCGATGCCAGACCCCGCCGTCGCTCTGTCACGGTGGCTTCGCCTGCTCTCGCCATCGGGCCGGCTCGTGCTGGTGGAGGGTCGCTGGTCCAATGGGGCGGCCTCTCGGCCGAGCAGGTGGTTCGGCTCGTGGAGAACACGGGTCGGTCCGCGTCGTTGA
- a CDS encoding 3'-5' exonuclease — MSLADAAASHFETLTQRTFYVVDTEYTNAPDGNHIISIGIVPVVRGKRAPAADELYIEMNPGVPITAETSAIHGFTDAAVAKKRQFAFHAARILAKLNDPTGVFVCHTGVDVHVLRAELERLDDRKAAGAPNIAVGLADLPDLPILDTSALPRQLRVPEVGNRTTIGLTRLADIYGLTNANPHHGRSDARVTAAVLVKLLRAAATALRHDTLEDLLDEHGRGTLRDPKVAIVTHRRGPSEPRVPAEHLARHTRPLLDPAAPAEVDAWMAMAAECVQLRCRYLASAAEVAGRENGRLLFDQVVALLPTATEPGQAGTALGALTRLIRSRGDKPALAHTRAVRWMTKNQPAITASTPCGDGGSLACPDCRDHAGCPRDTIYQPVAEVATRGGAGELSEGRIGSVLLGRTQERGDRAIKKWSHVQVKAYMTWLVIEWERANGVRQVLIDRHLGWAMDYELHLIEPRLTLLLCHQYAARNQAEEAIALATRVLAARTSDTAYDELAEWRKWAVAALEQQARRARPRIIRAPRLARPDGRTNPNPYATD, encoded by the coding sequence ATGAGCCTCGCCGACGCCGCGGCCAGCCACTTCGAGACGCTGACCCAACGCACCTTCTACGTGGTCGACACCGAGTACACGAACGCTCCGGACGGCAACCACATCATCTCCATCGGCATCGTCCCGGTCGTCCGCGGCAAGCGCGCACCGGCTGCCGACGAGCTGTACATCGAGATGAACCCCGGCGTCCCCATCACCGCGGAGACGTCCGCCATCCACGGTTTCACCGACGCCGCCGTCGCCAAGAAGCGCCAGTTCGCCTTCCACGCCGCCCGCATCCTGGCCAAGCTCAACGACCCCACCGGCGTGTTCGTCTGCCACACCGGTGTGGATGTCCATGTCCTGCGGGCCGAGCTCGAGCGCCTCGACGACCGCAAGGCCGCTGGCGCCCCCAACATCGCGGTCGGCCTTGCCGACCTCCCAGACCTGCCCATCCTGGACACCTCCGCGCTGCCACGGCAGCTGCGCGTACCCGAGGTCGGCAACCGGACCACCATCGGCCTGACCCGGCTCGCTGACATCTACGGCCTCACCAACGCCAACCCGCACCACGGGCGCTCCGACGCCCGCGTGACCGCAGCGGTCCTGGTGAAGCTGCTCCGCGCGGCCGCCACCGCGCTGCGCCACGACACCCTCGAGGACCTGCTCGACGAGCACGGCCGCGGTACCCTGCGCGACCCCAAGGTCGCCATCGTCACCCACCGCCGCGGCCCGTCCGAGCCACGCGTCCCCGCCGAGCACCTCGCCCGGCACACCCGGCCGTTGCTGGACCCCGCAGCCCCCGCCGAGGTGGACGCCTGGATGGCCATGGCCGCCGAGTGCGTCCAGCTCCGCTGCCGCTACCTCGCCAGCGCCGCCGAGGTCGCCGGCCGCGAGAACGGCCGTCTGCTCTTCGACCAGGTCGTCGCCCTCCTGCCCACCGCCACCGAGCCCGGGCAGGCCGGCACCGCCCTCGGCGCCCTCACCCGGCTCATCCGCAGCCGCGGGGACAAGCCGGCTCTGGCGCACACCCGCGCGGTGCGGTGGATGACGAAGAACCAGCCCGCCATCACCGCCTCGACCCCGTGCGGCGACGGCGGAAGCCTCGCGTGCCCCGACTGCCGCGACCACGCCGGCTGCCCGCGCGACACCATCTACCAGCCGGTCGCCGAGGTCGCCACGCGCGGCGGCGCCGGCGAGCTCTCCGAGGGCCGCATCGGGAGCGTCCTGCTCGGCCGGACCCAGGAGCGGGGCGACCGCGCCATCAAGAAGTGGAGCCACGTCCAGGTCAAGGCGTACATGACCTGGCTGGTCATCGAGTGGGAGCGCGCCAACGGCGTTCGGCAGGTCCTCATCGACCGGCATCTCGGGTGGGCGATGGACTACGAACTCCACCTCATCGAGCCCCGGCTGACGCTGCTGCTCTGCCACCAGTACGCCGCCCGGAACCAGGCCGAGGAAGCCATCGCGCTCGCCACCCGCGTGCTGGCCGCCCGGACATCCGACACGGCCTACGACGAGCTCGCCGAGTGGCGGAAGTGGGCCGTCGCCGCGCTCGAGCAGCAGGCGCGGAGAGCCCGGCCGCGCATCATCCGGGCACCCCGCCTGGCGAGGCCCGACGGACGAACCAACCCGAACCCCTACGCCACCGACTGA
- a CDS encoding serine hydrolase domain-containing protein, protein MEHQVAQGQTPGGVLAVRRRGKLVCLESFGRLDPAGPEPMTRDAIFRIGSMTKPFSAMAALTLVEEGRLLLSDEVSTFLPALADLRVTTDPRHADRPDVPTVPLHRPMTVRDLMLNTSGIVGGYLGSPGILRVYDAHGIRGFDHRAVAFTETTQDLVERLGGVPLAHQPGSVWEYGLSYEVLGRVLEVVSGQNLDELVDDRVLRPLGMSSTGFWVPEERAHLVAQPDRSLAPDLELLTLTSRPSYLSGGSGCYSTISDYLRFLTCLTGRGTAEDGTKVLSPRFLDMMLSDHLGDLAESGPDFIPGVGYSWGLGVAVRRPRGTGNTPGSPGDYWWLGRGSTLFFVDPAEELDAVLMMQSSWQARWWQGRRYHELFRDLVYQAIVQ, encoded by the coding sequence ATGGAGCACCAAGTCGCCCAGGGCCAGACGCCCGGCGGGGTGCTGGCGGTCCGCCGCCGCGGCAAACTGGTCTGCCTTGAGTCGTTCGGCCGTCTGGACCCGGCCGGCCCCGAGCCCATGACCCGCGACGCGATCTTCCGGATCGGCTCGATGACCAAGCCGTTCTCCGCCATGGCCGCCCTCACCCTCGTGGAGGAGGGAAGGCTACTGCTGTCGGACGAGGTCTCGACCTTCCTGCCCGCGCTGGCGGACCTCAGGGTCACCACCGATCCGCGGCACGCGGACCGTCCCGACGTGCCGACCGTCCCGCTGCACCGACCCATGACGGTGCGCGACCTGATGCTAAACACCAGCGGCATCGTGGGCGGCTACCTCGGGTCCCCGGGCATCCTGCGCGTCTATGACGCACACGGGATCCGGGGGTTCGACCACCGAGCCGTGGCCTTCACCGAGACCACCCAGGACCTCGTCGAACGGCTCGGTGGGGTGCCGCTCGCCCACCAACCGGGTTCGGTGTGGGAGTACGGGCTCTCCTACGAGGTGCTGGGCCGAGTGCTGGAGGTGGTCAGCGGCCAGAACCTGGACGAGCTGGTCGACGATCGGGTGCTGCGGCCCCTGGGGATGTCCAGCACCGGGTTCTGGGTGCCGGAGGAACGTGCACACCTCGTCGCGCAGCCGGACCGCTCCCTCGCGCCTGATCTCGAGCTGCTCACGTTGACGTCCAGGCCGAGCTACCTCTCCGGTGGCAGCGGCTGCTACTCCACGATCTCCGACTACCTGCGCTTCCTCACGTGCCTCACGGGTCGCGGCACCGCCGAGGACGGGACCAAGGTTCTGAGCCCACGGTTCTTGGACATGATGCTGTCGGACCACCTGGGTGACCTGGCCGAGAGCGGTCCCGACTTCATCCCCGGGGTCGGCTACAGCTGGGGACTAGGCGTCGCCGTTCGCCGTCCGCGAGGAACCGGGAACACGCCGGGCAGTCCGGGCGACTACTGGTGGCTGGGGCGCGGGTCGACGCTATTCTTCGTCGATCCCGCCGAGGAGCTCGACGCCGTGCTGATGATGCAGAGCTCGTGGCAGGCCAGGTGGTGGCAGGGACGCAGGTACCACGAGCTCTTCCGGGATCTCGTGTACCAGGCCATCGTCCAGTAG